AAGTAGCAGGTTAGCACGGGGGCATGGCGTCACTTTTCTCCGAAAGCGCTGCCAGCAGCTCGCCCTCGTCGGGAATGTTCTTGAAGCGCAAAACCTTGATTCCGGCTTTTGTTAGCAGCTGATCGCGTCTCTGGTCTAGGTGTTCTCGTCCTCTGTGGCTTTCGTCATCGAGTTCGATAACAGCGGCGACTTCGAAGGCTTTCGAGCAGATCACGAAGTCAGCGACTTTTCTGTCAAACGTCGCTCTGGTTGGTCTGTCTCGAGTGTCCAGCAGTGCAGAAAACGAAACCTGCGCTAACACAACCCGATCAGGTAATGCGTTTTTCAAGCGGAAGTACATCCCTTGTTCTCGTTTCGTAAGGGGTGTTCGTTTCCATAGCTTGCCTGTTGCTCTCGGTCGGCGCCGTGCTTTGACCAATAGAAAAACGGTCAGTACCACGGCAAGGGGCCATAGCACCTCCGCGATCTGGTGAAGCGTCATCTTCATTTTTCGTACTTATTGGAGCCAACCATGATTCAAATCACCATCGCTCAGACCACCGTCAAGGAGTTCAAGGGCAACAGCAAGACGACCGGCAAGCCGTATCACTTGCGCATGCAAACAGGCTATGCGCATACCGTCGACAAGGATGGTAACAAGCCGCCGTACCCCGAGAAATTTGACCTGATGCTGGACGGCGAACAGCAGCCGTACAGCCCCGGTGATTACCAGCTGCACCCGTCGAGCCTGTACGTGGACCGTGATGGCCGTCTTGCGGTGTCGGCGCGGTTGGCTCCCGTTGCCCGCAAGCCTGCCACGGCCTGACGGGTGCACCCATGGACGGCATGGAAACCGCGATTCACGCGGCACAGCTCGCCCTGCTGCGTATGTCGATGGCTGCGGCCTTGCGCTCTGCCATGGCTGATGACGATCAGATTTTGAGCATTACCGTTGCGGCTCGGCCAGGGCAGGGCGGCGATGTAGACATTGACGTTGAGCTGTGCGGCCAGGCTGGCTTTCCTGTCGGGGGTTACTCGCTGTGAGTCACTCCGCCCACGTGCAAGCCTACGCCGTCGCTAGTTCCTTGGAGCTGGCGGCGGTGCGCGTCCATGAGCTGGACATGATGGGGCGCGGTTTGGATCGCGGTGCCGCTCAAGTAATCGCACAGTCACGCAGCGAGCAAATGCGGCATTGGGCACAGGCCCGCCAGGGCCTCGACGGCGCGAAAGCGCCGGGGCTTGTCTCAGTTCCAACAAGTCCCGAAAGGGCGTCTGAAGAGGCTGTATCGGCCCGCGTAGCGGCAGAGCGCGACGAACTGGCCGACACCCTGGAGTGTTTTGCCATCGACAAAGCGAAGCGACGTTTAGCGCTCTTGCGTCGGTCGGTGGGCTTTGCGGCTCGTTGCCATGCGATCACCGAGAAGGGCCACCGCTCGGATGTGCCGTGGATGGTCACGCTCACCTATGCCCCTGGTCAGCTCTGGTCCTCGCGTCATGTCTCTGACGCGCTACGGGCTATGTATCACTGGTGCAAACGTAAGGGAATCCCGTTTCGTTACGTTTGGATCGCTGAAATCCAAGACGGCAAGCGCCGGGCCGATGGCAAGGGCCGCGACTGCATCCACTACCACATTGTTGTGTGGTTGCCGGTTGGCGTGCGGTGCCCTCATTTCGACCGGCGCGGGTGGTGGCCGTATGGCATGAGTCGCAGCGATGCGCCTCAGAAGGTGGGTAACGCGGTGGGCTATCTGCTGCATTACCTGAAGAAAGACAAGAACTTGGCAGCAATGCCGAAAGGGGCGCGAGCTTATGGCGTCGGTGGCTTGGATCACGCTTCTAGGCGTGCTCGTCGTTGGCTTGGTCTGCCTGCGTTTGTGCAGGCGAATTCTGACATCAGCGACCAATGGCGCAGAGCGGAGGGCGGCGGCTGGATTAGCCCAAGCGGTCGCCACTATGCCTCCGAGTTTCGGCGCGTCGTGCTTGCGGGCGTTGAGGCATTGCAGCGCGTCTGCACCCATACAAGGGCCATTGCAGCCTCTGGCCCGTTCTGTTGGCTTTCGCGGGGGGGTGTGAGCCATGCCTAATGGCTATCAGCAGGGGGCTGTGTGTTTTCCCACGGTCAAGGACGCAGCGCAGGCGTATGTGAACACTTTGCCGCCTGTATCTGCCGTCACTCAGACTAACTGCCCGTTTATGGGGACTTACCTTGTGTCTGGCACTGCTGATCGTGCCTGGGTTCAGGTGTATTGGTCCAAGGTCACCGGTGGTACTTGCAACACGGACCTTATCGGATAAGGGTCCGTGTTGCAAGTACCACCGGTGACCTTGGACCAATACACCTGAACCCAGGCACGATCAGCAGTGCCAGACACAAGGTAAGTCCCCATAAACGGGCAGTTAGTCTGAGTGACGGCAGATACAGGCGGCAAAGTGTTCACATACGCCTGCGCTGCGTCCTTGACCGTGGGAAAACACACAGCCCCCTGCTGATAGCCATTAGGCATGGCTCACACCCCCCCGCGAAAGCCAACAGAACGGGCCAGAGGCTGCAATGGCCCTTGTATGGGTGCAGACGCGCTGCAATGCCTCAACGCCCGCAAGCACGACGCGCCGAAACTCGGAGGCATAGTGGCGACCGCTTGGGCTAATCCAGCCGCCGCCCTCCGCTCTGCGCCATTGGTCGCTGATGTCAGAATTCGCCTGCACAAACGCAGGCAGACCAAGCCAACGACGAGCACGCCTAGAAGCGTGATCCAAGCCACCGACGCCATAAGCTCGCGCCCCTTTCGGCATTGCTGCCAAGTTCTTGTCTTTCTTCAGGTAATGCAGCAGATAGCCCACCGCGTTACCCACCTTCTGAGGCGCATCGCTGCGACTCATGCCATACGGCCACCACCCGCGCCGGTCGAAATGAGGGCACCGCACGCCAACCGGCAACCACACAACAATGTGGTAGTGGATGCAGTCGCGGCCCTTGCCATCGGCCCGGCGCTTGCCGTCTTGGATTTCAGCGATCCAAACGTAACGAAACGGGATTCCCTTACGTTTGCACCAGTGATACATAGCCCGTAGCGCGTCAGAGACATGACGCGAGGACCAGAGCTGACCAGGGGCATAGGTGAGCGTGACCATCCACGGCACATCCGAGCGGTGGCCCTTCTCGGTGATCGCATGGCAACGAGCCGCAAAGCCCACCGACCGACGCAAGAGCGCTAAACGTCGCTTCGCTTTGTCGATGGCAAAACACTCCAGGGTGTCGGCCAGTTCGTCGCGCTCTGCCGCTACGCGGGCCGATACAGCCTCTTCAGACGCCCTTTCGGGACTTGTTGGAACTGAGACAAGCCCCGGCGCTTTCGCGCCGTCGAGGCCCTGGCGGGCCTGTGCCCAATGCCGCATTTGCTCGCTGCGTGACTGTGCGATTACTTGAGCGGCACCGCGATCCAAACCGCGCCCCATCATGTCCAGCTCATGGACGCGCACCGCCGCCAGCTCCAAGGAACTAGCGACGGCGTAGGCTTGCACGTGGGCGGAGTGACTCACAGCGAGTAACCCCCGACAGGAAAGCCAGCCTGGCCGCACAGCTCAACGTCAATGTCTACATCGCCGCCCTGCCCTGGCCGAGCCGCAACGGTAATGCTCAAAATCTGATCGTCATCAGCCATGGCAGAGCGCAAGGCCGCAGCCATCGACATACGCAGCAGGGCGAGCTGTGCCGCGTGAATCGCGGTTTCCATGCCGTCCATGGGTGCACCCGTCAGGCCGTGGCAGGCTTGCGGGCAACGGGAGCCAACCGCGCCGACACCGCAAGACGGCCATCACGGTCCACGTACAGGCTCGACGGGTGCAGCTGGTAATCACCGGGGCTGTACGGCTGCTGTTCGCCGTCCAGCATCAGGTCAAATTTCTCGGGGTACGGCGGCTTGTTACCATCCTTGTCGACGGTATGCGCATAGCCTGTTTGCATGCGCAAGTGATACGGCTTGCCGGTCGTCTTGCTGTTGCCCTTGAACTCCTTGACGGTGGTCTGAGCGATGGTGATTTGAATCATGGTTGGCTCCAATAAGTACGAAAAATGAAGATGACGCTTCACCAGATCGCGGAGGTGCTATGGCCCCTTGCCGTGGTACTGACCGTTTTTCTATTGGTCAAAGCACGGCGCCGACCGAGAGCAACAGGCAAGCTATGGAAACGAACACCCCTTACGAAACGAGAACAAGGGATGTACTTCCGCTTGAAAAACGCATTACCTGATCGGGTTGTGTTAGCGCAGGTTTCGTTTTCTGCACTGCTGGACACTCGAGACAGACCAACCAGAGCGACGTTTGACAGAAAAGTCGCTGACTTCGTGATCTGCTCGAAAGCCTTCGAAGTCGCCGCTGTTATCGAACTCGATGACGAAAGCCACAGAGGACGAGAACACCTAGACCAGAGACGCGATCAGCTGCTAACAAAAGCCGGAATCAAGGTTTTGCGCTTCAAGAACATTCCCGACGAGGGCGAGCTGCTGGCAGCGCTTTCGGAGAAAAGTGACGCCATGCCCCCGTGCTAACCTGCTACTTTCCAAAACCGGGAAGCGCTTACCAAAAAAAGGTAAGCGACCGGAGGTTAACCAGCCGGAGATAAAAGTGGAAACATTCGGACGGGTGATTGACAACGCCGCTGAAAAGTGCGGAGGGCAAAACGCACTCGCACGAGAGCTAGACATTGCATCCGGCTGGATCAGCCTGGCGAAGCAAGGGAAAAAGCCGCTGCCAAAGGCAAAGCTAGAAGCGCTCGCAACGCTCGTTCAGATGGAGGCCGCTGAGCTTTGGGAACTGCAAGAGCTGGCAAACATGCCACGCAGGAACCCTTTCAAGCATGGTCTAAGCAGCATCTTTGCCCTTTTTTTCGTGGTCAATTTGTCCACGACTCCAAGCCCCGCAAACGCAGCAGGCATCGGTGATAACGGTCAATTCCCATTGACCGGACAGACTACACATTGTCGCCTTTGGCTGCGCCGAGGCTTGACAAAGCTGCGACTTATTGCCTCAGGAATTTTGCGGCCGCAGCCGATAGGCAATCATGCTTAATCGACTGCCCAAAGACCCCGGTTCAATGGCCGATCTACTGGCCGACATTGGCAACCCATCAGCACATGAAATCGCCAAAAAACTAGGCGTATCCCGACGCACCGCCGACCGCTGGAGAACCGAGAAAGCACCACGGATAGCCCGCCTGGCTTTGTGGTGGCTGTCGCGCGAAGGCCACAGCGTTTGGGATTGCGAGATGGCCACCCGAACACAAATGGCCATTCAGACCAACGAGGCGCTATGGCGAGAAGTCAGGCAACTGCGGGAGCAGATTGCATTGATGACGCGGAACACGACTGCGCCACTTGGACGAACACACCCCGCGAACGACAGAACGGCCCTCGGCTAGGCCATTGCCCGCAATGGCTACGCCTCAGGCCTTTCTGCTGGACAGACCCAAGCAACGCCCTACGGGCTCACTGGGGCACGCCCCAGCCCCCGCTATTGCTTGACCGTAGCCGGTGGCTCTGCTGGCTGTTTGGCAGGCTCAGCGACGGCATGCGCGGGCACCGAGACACCAGCCCACGCGATGAAAAACCCGCCATCAGCGATGGAGCGACAAAGGCTCTCCGGCGTGTCCAATTTCGTGCCCTGCTGCGACCAGCAGCCGCAGCGCTTTTTGCTGGCGATGCATGCCGCAGGGTATGGGGCCTGTGTCGGCTTGGTTACCTCATCGTAGGCCGGGGCCGTATGAGGCAAGCCCTCAATGCGCGGCTGATAGGCCTGCGCGTATTCGACGGGCGTGGATGCCCTCGCCTGCTGGGCCTGGCCGCCCACAGTGGCAATAGGCGCAGATGCTGCACCAGGCGCAAAAACACCAGCTTGGCCAGATGCATCGGCTTTACCTAAACCCATGCCAATCCGCAAACCTACAACGCCAAGAATGGGAGAACCAATAAGAAGGGCAATCAATACCCAAACCTTGAAAGGGATTTTCCGCTTATGGGTGTGGGCCTCGGCGCTTTTGTAGTAGGCGTAAGCCTTTTTATTGAATTTGTATAGATGCTTGATCGAATCGGTGCGGGTTTTATCGCAGTTATCTTTCACTGCGCCCCATTCATGCACCGTCGATACCTGCATACCGAATTTGCGAACAGCGTGCAGATGGCGACCGACCAGGCGACGAATACCAACATGCAATTGGCTAGGGTGCTGGCAAATAAGTACCAGGTCAATGCCCTTGCCCCGGTGGGTTTCCATCGCAGGCTCAGCCCAAACTGGGGCGGCCTGGCTGGTAGGCCGAGGCCGAAAGCCTGGCACTTTCTGGCATTCATCGATGACGACAATACTGCCAGGCGGGCAGCTGGGCCATTCCTCAACCTTAATAGGCGTCCACGGCAATGTCAGCTCAACGATACCCGGGGCGGAATCGTCGCCCTGATCGCGCTGGACATAGAAAATAGGCCGCTGCGTTTGCTGGCGCAAAACCTCCAGCCGGTCGATTGTGTAAAGGCTCTTGCATGCACCAGGCAAGCCCGTCTGTAGCTCAATCATTTAACCACCTGGCGAGCGCTGGATTGATTTAACGATGGTCCCACTCTGCAAACCACTCACGACAAGTGAAGCCATCCAGGCGCTGAAATAGACATTGATGACAGCGGGCACCTGCAATAACTGAATGACCGTATATACATCGCCTGGCAGCGCCGCGAACTTTTGCGAGGCCTGATCGCGTATCCATTCAGCTGTCAAATTGACGCCCTGATAAGCAACAAAACCAACGCCGAGACTTACCAATACCCGACCAACGAGAGTACCGACAGCAGCAGTAATGCCGCCGATGATAGAACCAATAAGCAGGGGTACACCGAGAGGCAAAGGCATGATCAGAACTTTCTAAATACGAAGAAACCAGCATGGAGCAGCGAAAAGGCAAACGCCATGTGCCCCATCCAGCGCAGCGGATCGCACAGCTTAGAAAAAGGAATCACAGCCGATTTACCCGCGACAGATACTGTCTTATCAGCCAGGCAAGACGCCGCACCCTCTTGAGGCCGGAACAAGCTGCCGAACGATTGCGACTCCAAACCCTTGAGGGGATGCCCATCTGGCTGGGCCTGGCTGTTCATCGCAGCGTCACCAACCTCTGAAAGCGCGTTAGGCGTGTCGTATAACTGGCAATTGCGTTGATGAATTTCGCGAGCCATGGCGCACTGAACAGCGTCACCGTCACACGTATAGCCGCCGCCACAATTACCACCCCACCGGCCCTCTTTACAAATCTGTAACCCGGGGTTTTCTTGACAGAAATTTTCTTTCGGTTTTTCCTGACTGGCAGTACCCACAACAGTCCCATTTTTATCAGTGACCGTGGTAGTAGTCGTGCAAGTTGATTGATTACATACTGTGTTTGTGGTGGCAGTTCCCCCATCAGGCAAATTAGGGCCGCCAGGCGTAGTATTGCCAGCAGCAGCACCAGAAGCAGAAGTCGAAGCGCCAGGAATAGAAGTAGAAGCACAAGGCACACAGACCTGAGTACCGTTAATAGTCCCGGGACATTGACCGGCGGGACATTGCTTAGGAGCCTCAGAAGTGGTTTCGCCAGTATTGGCACCATCGCCGCCAACTTTGCCGCCGCAGGCCTGGCCGGTGTATTTGTACGGCCAGGACATATAGAGAGAACCATCAGGAGCGGCCTTAACAGATGCCGGATTAACGCCGCAGCCATCCATGCATTGCTCGCCGGGGTTTTCTATTTTGCGATCAGGCTGCGTAACAGCGGAATACGAGCCCTTTACAGGGCACGAATATGGATTGCAGCTCAAGCCGTCGCCCGAAGGCTTGAAACCTTGATTGCATTCACAGAGCTTATTAGGCAGCTCGGTGGAATTCGCAGGGCACATAGAAACATTTTGCTGCTTAGCCTGGCGAACCCAAGAATAAGAACCATACCCAGGTTCCATATATGAGCCGCTGCAATTGGCAACGCCGCTAGTTCCCTCGCCAGAACCACACTGCAAAGGCGTAATAATCGTTTTGCCCTTTGTTTCAGCCTGCCAAGCTGGAGAACAAGCAGCATAAGGACTGGCACCAGCACCAGAGCCGCATTGCCAACCAGCTTGGACCTGGGGAATAGACCGACCAAATGCCGCGACCTGGCCGCACATAAGCACCAGGCCGAATAAAACAATCAATCGTTTAAAAGTATCCACAGGCCACCCAGTAAAGCCAGAATTACATATATGCCCATCTCACACCCCCCCTTATTAATGACCTGGCACGCAAACCATTAAAAAAGGGGCCGAAGCCCCGGAAGATCAAGCGGCGCGAGCCATCCACTTGAAAACCTTGGTCGCCACCACCACTCCGAACACGGCCAAGCCGATGACGAGCACGGCAGCGCCGGCCTCGGTGATGGTGGCAACAGCCGCGGTGGTGTCGATCGCAGCATGGGAAGCGGTGGAGCCAACCAGCGAGCCAACGGCAACCAGGCCAGCGCGAGCCTTCTTGTTTGCGACAACGCGAGCGAACATCTTGTTCATGAAATTTCCCTTTCAGGTGTGCCGTCAGTGTTGAGAGCGCGGGCCAAAGCTTTAAGACACCAAGCACTCACCCAGACTGCGGCGACGGCACCCGCAATCGAGGCCCCATCCTCTAGGGATAGGTGAAAAGGAGATGAATCGATAGAGCACGGAACAGCGTAATATTCAAAGGATGAAGGAAGTACCGTGTTGCAAGTACCACCGGTGACCTTGGACCAATACACCTGAACCCAGGCACGATCAGCAGTGCCAGACACAAGGTAAGTCCCCATAAACGGGCAGTTAGTCTGAGTGACGGCAGATACAGGCGGCAAAGTGTTCACATACGCCTGCGCTGCGTCCTTGACCGTGGGAAAACACACAGCCCCCTGCTGATAGCCATTAGGCATGGCTCACACCCCCCCGCGAAAGCCAACAGAACGGGCCAGAGGCTGCAATGGCCCTTGTATGGGTGCAGACGCGCTGCAATGCCTCAACGCCCGCAAGCACGACGCGCCGAAACTCGGAGGCATAGTGGCGACCGCTTGGGCTAATCCAGCCGCCGCCCTCCGCTCTGCGCCATTGGTCGCTGATGTCAGAATTCGCCTGCACAAACGCAGGCAGACCAAGCCAACGACGAGCACGCCTAGAAGCGTGATCCAAGCCACCGACGCCATAAGCTCGCGCCCCTTTCGGCATTGCTGCCAAGTTCTTGTCTTTCTTCAGGTAATGCAGCAGATAGCCCACCGCGTTACCCACCTTCTGAGGCGCATCGCTGCGACTCATGCCATACGGCCACCACCCGCGCCGGTCGAAATGAGGGCACCGCACGCCAACCGGCAACCACACAACAATGTGGTAGTGGATGCAGTCGCGGCCCTTGCCATCGGCCCGGCGCTTGCCGTCTTGGATTTCAGCGATCCAAACGTAACGAAACGGGATTCCCTTACGTTTGCACCAGTGATACATAGCCCGTAGCGCGTCAGAGACATGACGCGAGGACCAGAGCTGACCAGGGGCATAGGTGAGCGTGACCATCCACGGCACATCCGAGCGGTGGCCCTTCTCGGTGATCGCATGGCAACGAGCCGCAAAGCCCACCGACCGACGCAAGAGCGCTAAACGTCGCTTCGCTTTGTCGATGGCAAAACACTCCAGGGTGTCGGCCAGTTCGTCGCGCTCTGCCGCTACGCGGGCCGATACAGCCTCTTCAGACGCCCTTTCGGGACTTGTTGGAACTGAGACAAGCCCCGGCGCTTTCGCGCCGTCGAGGCCCTGGCGGGCCTGTGCCCAATGCCGCATTTGCTCGCTGCGTGACTGTGCGATTACTTGAGCGGCACCGCGATCCAAACCGCGCCCCATCATGTCCAGCTCATGGACGCGCACCGCCGCCAGCTCCAAGGAACTAGCGACGGCGTAGGCTTGCACGTGGGCGGAGTGACTCACAGCGAGTAACCCCCGACAGGAAAGCCAGCCTGGCCGCACAGCTCAACGTCAATGTCTACATCGCCGCCCTGCCCTGGCCGAGCCGCAACGGTAATGCTCAAAATCTGATCGTCATCAGCCATGGCAGAGCGCAAGGCCGCAGCCATCGACATACGCAGCAGGGCGAGCTGTGCCGCGTGAATCGCGGTTTCCATGCCGTCCATGGGTGCACCCGTCAGGCCGTGGCAGGCTTGCGGGCAACGGGAGCCAACCGCGCCGACACCGCAAGACGGCCATCACGGTCCACGTACAGGCTCGACGGGTGCAGCTGGTAATCACCGGGGCTGTACGGCTGCTGTTCGCCGTCCAGCATCAGGTCAAATTTCTCGGGGTACGGCGGCTTGTTACCATCCTTGTCGACGGTATGCGCATAGCCTGTTTGCATGCGCAAGTGATACGGCTTGCCGGTCGTCTTGCTGTTGCCCTTGAACTCCTTGACGGTGGTCTGAGCGATGGTGATTTGAATCATGGTTGGCTCCAATAAGTACGAAAAATGAAGATGACGCTTCACCAGATCGCGGAGGTGCTATGGCCCCTTGCCGTGGTACTGACCGTTTTTCTATTGGTCAAAGCACGGCGCCGACCGAGAGCAACAGGCAAGCTATGGAAACGAACACCCCTTACGAAACGAGAACAAGGGATGTACTTCCGCTTGAAAAACGCATTACCTGATCGGGTTGTGTTAGCGCAGGTTTCGTTTTCTGCACTGCTGGACACTCGAGACAGACCAACCAGAGCGACGTTTGACAGAAAAGTCGCTGACTTCGTGATCTGCTCGAAAGCCTTCGAAGTCGCCGCTGTTATCGAACTCGATGACGAAAGCCACAGAGGACGAGAACACCTAGACCAGAGACGCGATCAGCTGCTAACAAAAGCCGGAATCAAGGTTTTGCGCTTCAAGAACATTCCCGACGAGGGCGAGCTGCTGGCAGCGCTTTCGGAGAAAAGTGACGCCATGCCCCCGTGCTAACCTGCTACTTTCCAAAACCGGGAAGCGCTTACCAAAAAAAGGTAAGCGACCGGAGGTTAACCAGCCGGAGATAAAAGTGGAAACATTCGGACGGGTGATTGACAACGCCGCTGAAAAGTGCGGAGGGCAAAACGCACTCGCACGAGAGCTAGACATTGCATCCGGCTGGATCAGCCTGGCGAAGCAAGGGAAAAAGCCGCTGCCAAAGGCAAAGCTAGAAGCGCTCGCAACGCTCGTTCAGATGGAGGCCGCTGAGCTTTGGGAACTGCAAGAGCTGGCAAACATGCCACGCAGGAACCCTTTCAAGCATGGTCTAAGCAGCATCTTTGCCCTTTTTTTCGTGGTCAATTTGTCCACGACTCCAAGCCCCGCAAACGCAGCAGGCATC
This region of Paucibacter aquatile genomic DNA includes:
- a CDS encoding DUF2726 domain-containing protein, which gives rise to MKMTLHQIAEVLWPLAVVLTVFLLVKARRRPRATGKLWKRTPLTKREQGMYFRLKNALPDRVVLAQVSFSALLDTRDRPTRATFDRKVADFVICSKAFEVAAVIELDDESHRGREHLDQRRDQLLTKAGIKVLRFKNIPDEGELLAALSEKSDAMPPC
- a CDS encoding single-stranded DNA-binding protein; translated protein: MIQITIAQTTVKEFKGNSKTTGKPYHLRMQTGYAHTVDKDGNKPPYPEKFDLMLDGEQQPYSPGDYQLHPSSLYVDRDGRLAVSARLAPVARKPATA
- a CDS encoding rolling circle replication-associated protein — its product is MQAYAVASSLELAAVRVHELDMMGRGLDRGAAQVIAQSRSEQMRHWAQARQGLDGAKAPGLVSVPTSPERASEEAVSARVAAERDELADTLECFAIDKAKRRLALLRRSVGFAARCHAITEKGHRSDVPWMVTLTYAPGQLWSSRHVSDALRAMYHWCKRKGIPFRYVWIAEIQDGKRRADGKGRDCIHYHIVVWLPVGVRCPHFDRRGWWPYGMSRSDAPQKVGNAVGYLLHYLKKDKNLAAMPKGARAYGVGGLDHASRRARRWLGLPAFVQANSDISDQWRRAEGGGWISPSGRHYASEFRRVVLAGVEALQRVCTHTRAIAASGPFCWLSRGGVSHA
- a CDS encoding helix-turn-helix domain-containing protein; this encodes METFGRVIDNAAEKCGGQNALARELDIASGWISLAKQGKKPLPKAKLEALATLVQMEAAELWELQELANMPRRNPFKHGLSSIFALFFVVNLSTTPSPANAAGIGDNGQFPLTGQTTHCRLWLRRGLTKLRLIASGILRPQPIGNHA
- a CDS encoding helix-turn-helix domain-containing protein, coding for MADLLADIGNPSAHEIAKKLGVSRRTADRWRTEKAPRIARLALWWLSREGHSVWDCEMATRTQMAIQTNEALWREVRQLREQIALMTRNTTAPLGRTHPANDRTALG
- a CDS encoding zonular occludens toxin domain-containing protein; this translates as MIELQTGLPGACKSLYTIDRLEVLRQQTQRPIFYVQRDQGDDSAPGIVELTLPWTPIKVEEWPSCPPGSIVVIDECQKVPGFRPRPTSQAAPVWAEPAMETHRGKGIDLVLICQHPSQLHVGIRRLVGRHLHAVRKFGMQVSTVHEWGAVKDNCDKTRTDSIKHLYKFNKKAYAYYKSAEAHTHKRKIPFKVWVLIALLIGSPILGVVGLRIGMGLGKADASGQAGVFAPGAASAPIATVGGQAQQARASTPVEYAQAYQPRIEGLPHTAPAYDEVTKPTQAPYPAACIASKKRCGCWSQQGTKLDTPESLCRSIADGGFFIAWAGVSVPAHAVAEPAKQPAEPPATVKQ
- a CDS encoding DUF2523 domain-containing protein; protein product: MPLPLGVPLLIGSIIGGITAAVGTLVGRVLVSLGVGFVAYQGVNLTAEWIRDQASQKFAALPGDVYTVIQLLQVPAVINVYFSAWMASLVVSGLQSGTIVKSIQRSPGG
- a CDS encoding virulence factor TspB C-terminal domain-related protein is translated as MDTFKRLIVLFGLVLMCGQVAAFGRSIPQVQAGWQCGSGAGASPYAACSPAWQAETKGKTIITPLQCGSGEGTSGVANCSGSYMEPGYGSYSWVRQAKQQNVSMCPANSTELPNKLCECNQGFKPSGDGLSCNPYSCPVKGSYSAVTQPDRKIENPGEQCMDGCGVNPASVKAAPDGSLYMSWPYKYTGQACGGKVGGDGANTGETTSEAPKQCPAGQCPGTINGTQVCVPCASTSIPGASTSASGAAAGNTTPGGPNLPDGGTATTNTVCNQSTCTTTTTVTDKNGTVVGTASQEKPKENFCQENPGLQICKEGRWGGNCGGGYTCDGDAVQCAMAREIHQRNCQLYDTPNALSEVGDAAMNSQAQPDGHPLKGLESQSFGSLFRPQEGAASCLADKTVSVAGKSAVIPFSKLCDPLRWMGHMAFAFSLLHAGFFVFRKF
- a CDS encoding major capsid protein, with the translated sequence MNKMFARVVANKKARAGLVAVGSLVGSTASHAAIDTTAAVATITEAGAAVLVIGLAVFGVVVATKVFKWMARAA
- a CDS encoding helix-turn-helix domain-containing protein; this encodes METFGRVIDNAAEKCGGQNALARELDIASGWISLAKQGKKPLPKAKLEALATLVQMEAAELWELQELANMPRRNPFKHGLSSIFALFFVVNLSTTPSPANAAGIGDNGQFPLTGQTTHCRLWLRRGLTKLRLIASGILRPQPIGNHA